The Spirulina subsalsa PCC 9445 region CTAATCGTACTAACGCGGCTTGGCGCAAATTTTTCAGAGGTTTGGCGATAGGGGGTTTGGTACAGAGCGAACCAAAATTTTACCCGAACTTTTAATTGTACAGCCTTTTGGGGCAATCGAGCAACACCCCTGATCCCCCCCACCCTAACCCGGTGGCCAAGCCAAGGGACGACCACCCAAAATATGGAGGTGGAGATGATTCACAGTTTGTCCCCCATCCTCTCCATTATTGATCACAATGCGATAACCATTGCTTAGTCCCGCCTGTGCAGCCACTTCTTTAACTTTAATTAATAAATGACCTAACAAGCGATGATCTTCCGGGTTAGCCTGAGACAGTTGGGGAATTGGTTGTTTAGGAATTAACAGAATATGAGTCGGTGCAACCGGGTTAACATCGGTAAAGGCCAAACAGAGATCATCTTCGTAGACAATATTAGCGGGAATTTCCCGGCGGATAATTTTCGCGAAAATTGTATCACTCATCAGTTTTGCAATTGTTTTTTTCCAAGTAACTTGGGAATCACCACAGGGTGAGTCAGGAGTTTTCAAAGGAATTCCCTTCCTCCTGACACACTCTTTTAAACCCCATTCATGATCGTCCTAACCACTCTTTGAGTAACTCCAATAAATTACTCCCCCCCCAAATGAGAGCAAAAAAGATGGACCCAGCCAACAATCCACCCATTAGACAGACGACTAAACCCATCAAAGTAATGATGCCATCATCTTCTACTAAACCAAACCCTGTAATAAAAATCCCCATAGCTGGGAGGGTATTGGTTCCCGGGATGGGGATCATCATACAAATGGCCATCAAGGAAATCGCTACCCCAATCACCACACGCCCGGAAAAACTGGTACAAATGGTCACTAATCGGGGTTTGGTGAACAATTCCAAGCGACGCAACCAAGGCATCCCACTTTTGACAATGCGTTGAGCGGTGGTTAAGCGCACGGTGGACTGTTTCATCCGTTCCGGCAACCAAGGACGTTTTCTCCCTGCCATTAACTGAACCGCTAATAAAAACATAACCACACCAAAAGGGATGGAGTAACCCGGAGCAGGTACGGGTAAGGCTGAGGGTAAGGACAGCAGAACAAAAAGAATCCCGAATACTCGTTCTCCGGCTAGGGTGAGAATATCGTAAAATGTGACTTCCGGGTTACGGTCTTCCTCGAAAAAGTAACGGTTCAATTCAACGGAAAGTTTGGCCATAGAGTTTGTATCGGGACAAAGAACTCAAAGTACTCGAATCCAACTTTAGCACTCTTGTTGACGATAGCCGTAAAAATCAATCCGATACTCGGTAATGGTTATCCCCGTCTGCTCCTCAATTTGCGCCAATAAATCGGCGGGTAACTCAATATGGACATCAATAATTTGTTGCGTATCTAAACAGTTAACATGACTATGAGTATCGCTGATGTTGCCGTACAGTCTGCCATCACAGCGCTCTACACACTCAATAATTCCCTGACTCGATAAAGCCTCTAAATTCTGATAAACCGAAGTGTGACCAATCCCTTTCCCTTTTTGATTCAAACGATCATAAATTGCTCGGGCGGAGAGGTGTTCTTGTTCTTCCCATAACAACTCTAAAATATAGCGACGTTGACGACTCAGACGCATCCCCAACACTTGACAGCGTTCATAGGCATCCTCTAAAGAACGAATAGGCTTTAAAGCGACTTTTGTCTGAGTTTGGGAAGACTGGGACAAGGGCAAATTAGTCTTGTTCATCCGTCAATTTTTGTGCATCCGTCAGTTGATGGCTATTTATTCATACTCGTTACCACTTTAGCTTAGAGGCTGGGAAATGTCTATCTTCACTTCGGAGGAATTCCTTGCTTTTCCGTTCTTCTCCCCAGGAAGATGATACAATTGCCTGACAAGCTTGGGGATAGTCGGCTAAATATCCAGCAATGGATCATACTATTGTTAGTAAAAAAGTATCGGAAAACGTGGTTCAAACAGTCATCAAACAAACCCCCCCCACAGAACCAGAGGCTTTAAAAAACTGGTTAGCAGAACTCGCAGAACGAGTGATTGCGGGGGAACAACTCAGTAAATCGGAAGCCTTGAGTTTAACGGAGATTACCGGACCCGAAAATATCTTACTGCTCTGTGAGGCGGCGGATTGGGTGCGTCAGGCTTGCTGTGGAAATGTGGTGGATTTGTGCAGCATTATTAATGTTAAGTCGGGGAATTGTTCGGAAAACTGCGGTTTTTGTTC contains the following coding sequences:
- a CDS encoding Fur family transcriptional regulator → MNKTNLPLSQSSQTQTKVALKPIRSLEDAYERCQVLGMRLSRQRRYILELLWEEQEHLSARAIYDRLNQKGKGIGHTSVYQNLEALSSQGIIECVERCDGRLYGNISDTHSHVNCLDTQQIIDVHIELPADLLAQIEEQTGITITEYRIDFYGYRQQEC
- a CDS encoding exopolysaccharide biosynthesis protein is translated as MAKLSVELNRYFFEEDRNPEVTFYDILTLAGERVFGILFVLLSLPSALPVPAPGYSIPFGVVMFLLAVQLMAGRKRPWLPERMKQSTVRLTTAQRIVKSGMPWLRRLELFTKPRLVTICTSFSGRVVIGVAISLMAICMMIPIPGTNTLPAMGIFITGFGLVEDDGIITLMGLVVCLMGGLLAGSIFFALIWGGSNLLELLKEWLGRS
- a CDS encoding histidine triad nucleotide-binding protein encodes the protein MSDTIFAKIIRREIPANIVYEDDLCLAFTDVNPVAPTHILLIPKQPIPQLSQANPEDHRLLGHLLIKVKEVAAQAGLSNGYRIVINNGEDGGQTVNHLHLHILGGRPLAWPPG